Genomic DNA from Bombus vancouverensis nearcticus unplaced genomic scaffold, iyBomVanc1_principal scaffold0059, whole genome shotgun sequence:
actactcgatacgacggaccagattcgcaggctgaagaggcactacccgctagacctaaacgttagattctcttaattatccaaattaagcatttgcacttacttataatacttataaattatacctatctataataagtattaacttattgtaaataatcagccatgtcactgcgccacgccagaaaaattactgaaaattctcaacgcgagaattgattgtaatttcaacaaataaataaaaaggtatgggaaagcttctggcgggatgtagcctgttgtcagagtgtttttgtaatatgtgtcatttggaaataagcagctgaagattaaactattttcttttatctttgccgcttgcgcgaagtggtttcgtattagctttaggatgtgacagtctatgcggtgaacgttggctaggtcgtatattattttgttttttacgtattttttgaatccgctgtgttcggatctgtaagtgcTCAGACAAgctctgatgcattttctttcgaatatgcgaattttttccatttgggaggctgatatgttgtaccagattgggcagccgtaggttatgatcggtctgattagtgcttgatagcatagaatttttactttgctgtcgagatgtttggagtggaatagttttttcattttccaaaatgctttattggccttggtaagttgaatttcggtgtgctgcttgtagtttaatttgtaatctatgtttacccctaagtattttacgcaatttttgtgtggtatgagggcccctttgtctgttttttctcttatctgaaattttttgcagtgttctctttctattgggccgatttcacttgacttgggcctaaacagtatggtttcgcatttacttatgttgatttttagtttccatgcgtggtaatagtcgtttattttctcaaagagttcttggagttccgtttttatagttttggttttgcggcctgttacgtagatgattaggtcgtctgcgaaggctatggagcgtttatggatggatgtattgagctcaaagaggtttagtaagtcgctgttgtaaatactgaaaagtaacggggaatttactgtaccttgttgtagaccgttttttatggagaattctttgcttgatgagtgtgaaccttctGTCATTGCGAATGTTctgtttgtgatcatgtcccagactattttaatcaggtgtttagggaacttttttttgatcaatttgtatatgagacctgggatccagactgtgtcgaaggctttttcgaggtctattaagcaggcggctactcgttcttttgcgtttagagcccagcagatgtccaacgtgagtttgtttattgcgtggattgtggagtgtttgtgtcggaagccgaattgattctctgggattatgttattttttgtgcagaaggaggttagggggttgtttatgattatttcaaatactttgcttatgttggggaggagacttatgggtcgtaggtttgcgggcgatgagccgtctttatccttttttgttatagctatcagtttggcttttttccattttctggggaagtatgtgttgtttagagcattgttgaagagtactgtgtagtaccattttattttgttcggtaggcgcttgagtaagatgtttgggatgccgtcgaagccggaggattttttgttgtttagtttggagaggattgtgtttagttgattgtaatttgtgaagtagtttatttctggatctggttgtttggggttgtctgcggtgttttcgtttgggaatgtgcagactgttttgtttagcgtgtTGTCTTGTTCcaattcatttttgagtttgtttgtttcgacgatgataattctgtttagttgttctcggcccatgtgttcgttttgcgtgtgtattttggaaaagtgggtgccgataatgtctagtttttctattgttttagatattatgaagttaccctcggtgtctttgatggtgttgtatatcgttatacctgcttcttggatgagggaggcattttctgggggcaatttgagaggtgggatggggttttgttcttttgctctaaagatttgatttatttgtgggaacatgtttgctgagtcgtttttggagatgttttttattttgtttgtccagtaatggtttatagaatttgcgaattcttgtttcaattgcgcttttattctgtgtagtaggtactttaggaattctaattcttctcttttgtcgtaagaatagttaaattttatattgtttattttggagagtatgtagcttttatctcggtgtagatcttttattttattgttgatatagggctcgcatgaatttttttgttttatgattggcacggatttttggagagcgatttgtgtatgtttttctatttcgtctatgaatgagtcgatttgtctatttgttaggttgacgttgttgtagatctttaggtcgcagttttgttcaagtatgttttggaactttttccagtctgtctttttgtaattgtacctgggtgtctcggtctgagtttcgagtgttaggaagtcagatgtatttttgtttatgtgaaatactagggcgttatggtcactgtcataggctaaggtatTGAGAGTgttatttggacgtaggttttggaattttagtcgcgcatctgctaggcatatgtccaggtatgagcctccttttgggtaagagggtagctcggagctgtataagtttgttttgtagtggatgcttttattgtctagccagtttctaatgaagttgcctctcgtgttgtttatttcgtttttccagcttgtatGCTTTGccttaaggtctcctgctattatatagtagttttccggtttgttgagctgtaagagttcgaaaagattattgaattcgtagttaaagTCTTTCTGGTTTtcgtaggttgcgtaggctgcagtgatgaataaattttccttattgcttatttttatttttatgatcattgtttctcaatattgttaTCAATAagaattgttttgtattttatagggttttttatgaggatcgctgttcctcctccttgactggcgttcggtctgtcgtgtcttatcatggagtagtttttgaagtgtacattgtgtcttttgtttagttttgtttctgagatgagtaccatatcgggggcttctttatttattagggttagcatactgtatcttttttggtttgaaattaaagagttagca
This window encodes:
- the LOC143304841 gene encoding uncharacterized protein LOC143304841, with translation MIIKIKISNKENLFITAAYATYENQKDFNYEFNNLFELLQLNKPENYYIIAGDLKAKHTSWKNEINNTRGNFIRNWLDNKSIHYKTNLYSSELPSYPKGGSYLDICLADARLKFQNLRPNNTLNTLAYDSDHNALVFHINKNTSDFLTLETQTETPRYNYKKTDWKKFQNILEQNCDLKIYNNVNLTNRQIDSFIDEIEKHTQIALQKSVPIIKQKNSCEPYINNKIKDLHRDKSYILSKINNIKFNYSYDKREELEFLKYLLHRIKAQLKQEFANSINHYWTNKIKNISKNDSANMFPQINQIFRAKEQNPIPPLKLPPENASLIQEAGITIYNTIKDTEGNFIISKTIEKLDIIGTHFSKIHTQNEHMGREQLNRIIIVETNKLKNELEQDNTLNKTVCTFPNENTADNPKQPDPEINYFTNYNQLNTILSKLNNKKSSGFDGIPNILLKRLPNKIKWYYTVLFNNALNNTYFPRKWKKAKLIAITKKDKDGSSPANLRPISLLPNISKVFEIIINNPLTSFCTKNNIIPENQFGFRHKHSTIHAINKLTLDICWALNAKERVAACLIDLEKAFDTVWIPGLIYKLIKKKFPKHLIKIVWDMITNRTFAMTEGSHSSSKEFSIKNGLQQAFADDLIIYVTGRKTKTIKTELQELFEKINDYYHAWKLKINISKCETILFRPKSSEIGPIEREHCKKFQIREKTDKGALIPHKNCVKYLGVNIDYKLNYKQHTEIQLTKANKAFWKMKKLFHSKHLDSKVKILCYQALIRPIITYGCPIWYNISASQMEKIRIFERKCIRACLSTYRSEHSGFKKYVKNKIIYDLANVHRIDCHILKLIRNHFAQAAKIKENSLIFSCLFPNDTYYKNTLTTGYIPPEAFPYLFIYLLKLQSILALRIFSNFSGVAQ